A single Providencia manganoxydans DNA region contains:
- the iclR gene encoding glyoxylate bypass operon transcriptional repressor IclR, which produces MATSSISKKIKKAKGPASGAPAAGQVQSLSRGLTLLEYISESTGGIALTDLALQAGLPNSTTHRLLMTLEQHGFVRQTGDLGLWVIASNAFIIGSSFLESRNLLALVHPILRRLMDESGETVNLAILDHTEFDAVIVDQVQCNALMRMSAPIGGKLPLHASGAGKAFIATLPEDQLIPLLSKKGLHAYTPYTLTTPSALKENLQQAKKQGFSYDDEEHALGLRCIGACIYDEHKEAFAAISISGPLSRITDDRVTELGAMVIKAAKEISREYGAIR; this is translated from the coding sequence ATGGCGACTTCATCAATTAGTAAAAAAATAAAGAAGGCAAAAGGACCCGCAAGTGGCGCGCCAGCAGCAGGTCAAGTCCAGTCATTAAGTCGTGGACTAACACTTTTGGAATATATTTCTGAATCAACAGGCGGTATTGCTCTTACTGATCTTGCGCTGCAAGCAGGCTTACCCAACTCAACTACCCATCGCCTACTGATGACATTAGAACAGCATGGGTTTGTGCGCCAAACTGGTGATCTGGGGCTATGGGTGATCGCATCTAACGCATTTATCATTGGTAGTAGCTTTCTTGAAAGCCGTAATTTACTTGCATTAGTTCATCCTATTTTGCGCCGTTTAATGGATGAATCTGGAGAGACGGTCAATTTAGCTATCTTGGATCATACTGAATTTGATGCAGTGATTGTTGACCAAGTGCAATGTAATGCGTTAATGCGTATGTCAGCGCCTATCGGTGGTAAATTGCCACTACATGCTTCAGGAGCAGGTAAAGCATTTATCGCTACCTTACCTGAAGATCAACTGATCCCATTACTCAGTAAGAAAGGGCTTCATGCCTACACGCCTTATACTCTAACTACGCCATCAGCATTAAAAGAAAATTTACAACAAGCAAAAAAACAAGGCTTTTCCTATGATGATGAAGAGCATGCATTGGGCCTGAGATGTATCGGAGCATGCATTTATGATGAACATAAAGAAGCATTTGCAGCTATTTCTATTTCAGGCCCATTATCTCGCATCACAGATGATCGTGTGACAGAGCTTGGGGCAATGGTGATCAAAGCCGCTAAAGAGATCAGCCGTGAATATGGAGCGATCCGTTAA
- the pgi gene encoding glucose-6-phosphate isomerase, which translates to MKSINPSQTAAWRALEQHFAQMKDTHMRDLFKQDNNRFTKFSATFDGQILVDYSKNRITEETLNKLLALAQETELKSAIDSMFSGEKINRTEDRAVLHIALRNRDNTPIYVDGKDVMPDVNAVLEKMHKFSERIISGEWKGYTGKAITDVVNIGIGGSDLGPFMVTEALRPYKNHLNMHFVSNVDGTQIAETLKPLNPETTLFLIASKTFTTQETMTNAHSARDWLLAVAKDEQHIAKHFVALSTNSEQVAKFGIDTANMFEFWDWVGGRYSLWSAIGLSIILSVGYDNFVQLLEGAHAMDKHFTQTAFENNIPVLLGLIGIWYNNFFESETEAILPYDQYMHRFAAYFQQGNMESNGKYIDRNGHKVPYQTGPIIWGEPGTNGQHAFYQLIHQGTKMIPCDFIAPAVTHNPLGDHHDKLLSNFFAQTEALAFGKTREVVDAEFAAQGKNPADMEYVAPYKVFEGNRPTNSILLKEITPYSLGALIAMYEHKIFTQGAILNIFTFDQWGVELGKQLASRILPELESRDEVSSHDSSTNGLINCYKTWR; encoded by the coding sequence ATGAAAAGTATTAATCCAAGCCAAACGGCAGCATGGCGGGCGCTAGAACAACATTTTGCGCAAATGAAAGATACCCATATGCGTGACCTGTTTAAGCAAGACAATAATCGCTTTACCAAATTTTCTGCCACATTTGATGGGCAAATTTTGGTGGACTACTCCAAAAACCGAATTACTGAAGAAACGCTGAATAAATTATTAGCATTGGCTCAGGAAACTGAACTGAAAAGTGCTATCGACAGCATGTTCAGCGGCGAAAAAATTAACCGCACAGAAGATCGCGCTGTTTTACATATTGCATTACGTAATCGTGACAACACACCGATTTATGTCGACGGCAAAGATGTGATGCCAGATGTCAACGCTGTGCTAGAAAAAATGCACAAATTTAGTGAGCGCATTATTAGCGGTGAATGGAAAGGTTATACAGGTAAAGCTATCACAGATGTGGTGAATATTGGCATTGGTGGCTCTGATTTGGGACCATTCATGGTTACAGAAGCATTGCGCCCTTATAAAAACCATTTGAATATGCATTTCGTTTCCAACGTTGATGGAACGCAAATAGCTGAAACGCTCAAACCGCTAAACCCTGAAACAACGTTGTTTTTAATTGCATCAAAAACCTTTACCACTCAAGAAACTATGACTAACGCGCACTCAGCTCGTGATTGGTTATTGGCAGTGGCAAAAGACGAACAGCACATTGCAAAACATTTTGTTGCGCTGTCGACAAACAGTGAACAAGTTGCGAAATTTGGTATTGATACCGCAAATATGTTCGAGTTTTGGGACTGGGTTGGTGGTCGTTATTCATTGTGGTCGGCGATTGGTTTATCCATCATTCTTTCAGTCGGTTATGACAATTTTGTGCAGCTGCTTGAAGGTGCCCATGCAATGGATAAGCACTTCACACAAACGGCTTTTGAAAATAACATTCCTGTATTGCTAGGTTTAATTGGTATTTGGTACAACAACTTTTTTGAATCGGAAACTGAAGCGATTCTGCCATATGATCAATATATGCATCGTTTTGCGGCTTATTTCCAACAAGGGAATATGGAATCAAACGGTAAATATATCGATCGTAATGGTCATAAAGTGCCTTATCAAACAGGGCCGATTATTTGGGGAGAGCCGGGCACAAATGGCCAGCATGCTTTCTATCAATTAATTCATCAGGGAACAAAAATGATCCCTTGTGATTTTATTGCACCAGCAGTAACGCATAACCCGTTAGGTGATCATCACGACAAGCTATTATCGAATTTCTTTGCGCAAACAGAAGCGTTAGCATTCGGTAAGACTCGTGAAGTGGTTGACGCAGAATTTGCAGCACAGGGGAAAAACCCAGCAGATATGGAGTATGTGGCGCCATACAAAGTATTTGAAGGCAATCGCCCAACTAACTCAATCTTACTCAAAGAGATCACACCTTATTCTTTAGGTGCATTGATTGCGATGTATGAGCATAAAATCTTCACTCAAGGCGCGATCCTGAACATCTTCACGTTTGATCAGTGGGGTGTTGAGCTAGGTAAACAGCTTGCTAGCCGTATTTTACCTGAATTAGAAAGTCGTGATGAGGTGAGTAGTCATGATAGCTCAACAAATGGATTGATTAATTGTTATAAAACATGGCGTTAA
- the metH gene encoding methionine synthase: MSYKISQLEKELKNRILVLDGAMGTMIQRHKLTEQQFRGERFADWPSDLKGNNDLLVLTQPEIIRDIHDQYFAAGADIVETNTFNSTTIAMADYKMESLSAEINEAAARIARECADKWTLKTPEKPRYVAGVLGPTNRTASISPDVNDPAYRNVSFDQLVEAYRESTRALVKGGVDLIMIETIFDTLNAKAAIFAVETEFESLGIKLPVMISGTITDASGRTLSGQTTEAFYNSLRHAKPISFGLNCALGPDELRQYVSELSRIAECYVSAHPNAGLPNAFGEYDLDAQNMAEQINEWAQAGFLNIVGGCCGTTPLHIQKMAEAVQGIAPRVLPTLPVECRLSGLEPLNIGEKSLFVNVGERTNVTGSAKFKRLIKEGNYQEALDVARQQVENGAQIIDINMDEGMLDSEAAMVRFLNLIAGEPDIARVPIMIDSSKWDVIEKGLKCIQGKGVVNSISMKEGEAAFIEHAKLVRKYGAAVVIMAFDEVGQADTRERKIEICRRAYQVLTETVGFPPEDIIFDPNIFAVATGIEEHNNYAVDFIEVCQDIKQQLPHAMISGGVSNVSFSFRGNDPVREAIHAVFLYYAIRNGMDMGIVNAGQLAIYDDLPIELKEAVEDVILNRREDSTERLLELAEKYRATSSGEQQIQQAEWRSWDVEKRLEYALVKGITEFIVQDTEEARQRAASPIEVIEGPLMNGMNVVGDLFGEGKMFLPQVVKSARVMKQAVAYLEPYIQELKQAGSSAGKILLATVKGDVHDIGKNIVGVVLQCNNYEIIDLGVMVPCETILKTAREQNVDIIGLSGLITPSLDEMVHVAKEMERQGFTIPLMIGGATTSKAHTAVKIEPNYNHSVTYVQNASRTVGVVSALLSATQKEEFVARTRREYEVVREQHGRKKPKTPPVSLEAARANAVKIDWQNYQPPVPRFLGVKEVQASIETLRHYIDWTPFFMTWSLAGKYPRILEDEVVGEEARKLLRDANAMLDQLSESQSLVPRGIFGLFPANRVGDDVEIYTSPARDNVNCIALNLRQQTEKKEFPNYCLSDFVAPKDSGKADYIGAFAVTGGLEEDALADQYEQQHDDYNKIMLKALADRLAEAFAEYLHQQVRKEHWGYAPDEDLPNEELIREKYQGIRPAPGYPACPEHTEKAKIWQLLDVEKKIGMQLTSSYAMWPGASVSGWYFSHPESKYFAVAQVQRDQIEDYAQRKGMSNTELERWLAPNLGYDPED; this comes from the coding sequence GTGTCGTATAAAATCAGTCAATTAGAAAAAGAATTAAAAAATAGGATCTTAGTACTGGATGGTGCAATGGGAACCATGATCCAACGTCATAAGCTCACTGAACAACAATTTCGTGGAGAACGATTTGCCGACTGGCCAAGTGATCTCAAAGGGAATAACGATTTACTTGTTTTAACGCAGCCTGAAATTATTCGTGACATCCATGACCAATATTTTGCAGCAGGCGCTGATATTGTTGAGACCAATACGTTTAACTCAACCACCATTGCGATGGCAGACTACAAAATGGAATCGTTGTCCGCTGAGATAAATGAAGCGGCAGCACGAATTGCCCGTGAATGTGCAGATAAATGGACATTAAAGACACCTGAAAAGCCACGTTATGTCGCAGGCGTTTTAGGCCCGACTAACCGTACAGCGTCGATCTCCCCTGATGTGAATGATCCTGCCTATCGTAATGTGAGTTTTGATCAACTTGTTGAAGCTTATCGTGAGTCAACCCGTGCTTTGGTGAAAGGCGGTGTTGATCTGATCATGATTGAAACTATTTTCGATACCTTAAATGCCAAAGCGGCTATTTTTGCGGTTGAAACTGAATTTGAATCATTGGGCATTAAATTACCTGTCATGATCTCAGGCACGATCACTGATGCTTCAGGACGAACCCTATCGGGGCAAACGACTGAAGCCTTCTATAATTCGCTTCGTCATGCGAAACCGATTTCATTTGGATTAAATTGTGCATTAGGCCCTGATGAGTTACGGCAATATGTTTCTGAGTTATCTCGCATTGCTGAATGTTATGTAAGCGCGCACCCGAATGCAGGCCTACCGAATGCTTTTGGTGAATATGATCTTGATGCACAAAATATGGCCGAGCAAATCAATGAATGGGCGCAAGCGGGGTTTTTAAATATTGTCGGTGGTTGTTGTGGGACGACACCTTTGCATATCCAAAAAATGGCCGAAGCGGTACAAGGGATTGCTCCGCGTGTTTTACCGACACTTCCTGTTGAATGCCGCTTATCAGGCTTAGAACCTCTTAATATCGGCGAAAAATCCCTGTTTGTTAACGTTGGTGAACGGACGAACGTAACAGGTTCTGCAAAGTTTAAGCGTTTAATTAAAGAAGGTAATTACCAAGAAGCATTAGATGTTGCGCGTCAACAAGTTGAAAATGGCGCACAAATTATTGATATCAATATGGATGAAGGAATGCTGGATTCAGAAGCTGCCATGGTGCGGTTTTTGAATTTGATTGCAGGGGAGCCTGATATTGCCCGTGTTCCTATTATGATAGATTCATCCAAGTGGGATGTGATTGAAAAAGGGCTCAAGTGCATTCAAGGTAAAGGGGTCGTTAACTCTATTTCAATGAAAGAAGGCGAAGCGGCTTTTATTGAGCATGCCAAGTTGGTGCGTAAGTATGGGGCGGCTGTGGTTATCATGGCGTTTGATGAGGTCGGTCAAGCAGATACACGTGAACGCAAAATTGAAATATGTCGTCGTGCTTATCAGGTGTTAACCGAAACGGTTGGCTTCCCTCCAGAAGATATTATCTTTGACCCCAATATTTTTGCTGTAGCGACTGGGATTGAAGAACACAATAACTACGCTGTCGATTTTATTGAAGTTTGTCAGGACATAAAACAACAGCTCCCTCACGCGATGATTTCAGGTGGTGTTTCGAACGTCTCGTTCTCATTCAGAGGCAATGATCCTGTTCGTGAGGCGATCCATGCCGTATTCCTCTACTATGCGATCCGTAACGGAATGGATATGGGGATCGTAAATGCAGGGCAATTAGCGATCTATGATGATCTCCCTATAGAACTGAAAGAGGCGGTAGAGGATGTGATCTTAAACCGTCGAGAGGACAGTACAGAGCGGTTATTAGAGTTAGCCGAAAAATACCGTGCAACGAGTAGTGGTGAGCAACAAATTCAACAAGCAGAGTGGCGTTCATGGGACGTTGAAAAACGTCTGGAATATGCCTTAGTGAAAGGGATCACCGAATTTATTGTCCAAGACACAGAAGAAGCCCGACAGCGTGCAGCGAGCCCAATAGAAGTTATTGAAGGGCCTCTGATGAATGGTATGAACGTTGTGGGGGATTTATTTGGCGAAGGTAAAATGTTCTTACCTCAAGTAGTCAAATCTGCGCGAGTGATGAAACAGGCCGTAGCTTACTTAGAACCTTATATTCAAGAACTTAAGCAGGCGGGTAGCAGTGCAGGTAAAATATTATTAGCGACGGTCAAAGGCGACGTTCATGATATTGGTAAAAATATCGTGGGTGTTGTTTTACAGTGCAATAATTATGAAATTATTGATTTAGGCGTCATGGTGCCTTGTGAAACTATCTTGAAAACAGCACGTGAGCAGAATGTCGATATTATTGGCTTGTCAGGCTTGATCACGCCATCACTGGATGAAATGGTGCATGTTGCAAAAGAAATGGAGCGACAAGGTTTTACCATCCCTCTGATGATTGGCGGAGCGACGACATCAAAAGCGCACACGGCAGTCAAAATAGAGCCAAACTATAATCATTCGGTGACTTATGTACAGAATGCATCCCGCACGGTAGGTGTGGTCTCAGCGCTACTTTCCGCAACACAAAAAGAAGAGTTTGTTGCACGAACACGCCGTGAATATGAAGTGGTTCGTGAACAACATGGGCGTAAAAAACCCAAAACACCGCCAGTATCATTAGAAGCCGCTCGCGCAAATGCAGTGAAGATTGATTGGCAAAATTACCAGCCACCAGTACCGCGTTTTTTAGGTGTCAAAGAAGTACAAGCATCAATCGAAACATTGCGTCATTATATTGATTGGACACCATTTTTTATGACATGGTCTTTGGCGGGCAAGTACCCACGTATCTTAGAGGATGAAGTGGTGGGGGAAGAAGCACGTAAATTACTGCGTGACGCTAATGCTATGTTAGATCAGCTTTCTGAAAGCCAATCTTTGGTACCGCGAGGAATTTTTGGGTTGTTCCCTGCTAATCGTGTGGGGGATGACGTTGAAATATATACTTCACCTGCGCGTGATAACGTTAATTGTATTGCTCTCAATTTACGTCAACAGACAGAGAAAAAAGAGTTTCCGAATTATTGCTTATCTGACTTTGTGGCACCAAAAGACAGTGGTAAGGCAGATTATATTGGTGCATTTGCGGTCACAGGTGGTTTAGAAGAAGACGCCTTAGCTGACCAATATGAACAACAACATGATGACTATAACAAGATCATGTTAAAGGCATTGGCGGACCGATTAGCGGAAGCATTTGCGGAGTACTTACATCAGCAGGTAAGAAAAGAACATTGGGGCTATGCACCTGATGAAGATTTACCTAATGAAGAACTGATCCGTGAAAAATACCAAGGTATTCGTCCTGCACCAGGTTATCCTGCGTGCCCTGAGCACACCGAAAAAGCCAAAATTTGGCAGTTACTTGATGTTGAAAAGAAAATTGGTATGCAGTTGACTAGCTCTTATGCTATGTGGCCGGGCGCTTCTGTTTCAGGTTGGTATTTTAGTCACCCTGAAAGCAAATATTTTGCGGTTGCTCAGGTACAACGAGATCAAATAGAAGATTATGCACAGCGCAAAGGCATGTCGAACACAGAATTGGAGCGTTGGTTAGCACCTAATTTGGGTTATGATCCAGAGGATTGA
- a CDS encoding N-acetylmuramoyl-L-alanine amidase encodes MIRNLLLLLVFIITGCSTLSSRTGYYVDTSHPSQNSNQRIQYVIIHYTVSDDEYSLHLLTKGKVSSHYLIPSQPTQAHNLPVILQLVPEALRAWHAGDSRWRYHSSLNDSSIGIEIVNAGFKVDQNGNRVWAPFNPSQISALIPLVKDIMQRYNIPPENIIGHSDIAPLRKEDPGRAFPWEALSKQGIGAWPDAKTVANYLSNRSVNEPSNILLLQKALRFYGYADIPLSGELDTATQKTISAFQMHFRPRNIDGLADAETEAIALALIEKYRDMPKFLSLNQLEYLQGSQEGD; translated from the coding sequence ATGATACGTAATTTATTGCTTTTATTAGTATTTATAATAACGGGTTGCTCAACACTCTCTTCTCGAACTGGCTACTATGTTGATACCAGTCATCCATCACAAAATAGTAACCAAAGAATACAATATGTGATAATACATTATACGGTTTCTGATGATGAGTACTCCCTCCACTTGCTAACTAAAGGCAAAGTCAGTTCACACTATTTAATCCCGAGTCAGCCTACACAGGCACATAACCTCCCCGTAATATTGCAACTTGTGCCCGAAGCATTGAGAGCATGGCATGCAGGGGATAGCCGTTGGCGATACCATAGTAGTTTAAATGATAGTTCAATTGGTATTGAAATAGTGAATGCCGGATTTAAGGTGGATCAGAATGGTAACAGGGTATGGGCACCATTTAATCCATCGCAGATTTCTGCATTAATTCCTCTAGTTAAAGATATTATGCAGCGTTATAACATTCCGCCTGAAAATATTATTGGTCATAGTGACATTGCGCCATTACGTAAAGAAGATCCTGGTAGGGCTTTCCCTTGGGAGGCATTGTCAAAACAAGGTATTGGTGCTTGGCCTGATGCAAAAACGGTTGCAAACTATTTATCTAATCGATCAGTGAATGAACCAAGTAATATTTTATTATTACAAAAAGCACTTAGGTTTTATGGTTATGCAGATATTCCTCTGTCAGGTGAATTAGATACCGCGACACAAAAAACGATCAGCGCGTTTCAAATGCATTTTCGACCACGTAATATTGATGGATTGGCGGACGCAGAAACAGAGGCGATAGCTTTAGCATTGATTGAAAAGTATCGTGATATGCCTAAATTTTTATCGTTAAATCAGCTTGAATATCTACAAGGTTCACAAGAAGGGGATTGA
- the ubiC gene encoding chorismate lyase, whose amino-acid sequence MDETLFAPRPITWLSETDDLVPDNILSWLYEQGSMTKRLEQHCQRVTVIPYTQRYVTLDALSEEEALSLPVSEYYWLREVIMYGDNIPWLLGRTLIPQETLTGEDQQLVDIGAVPLGRYLFSHDNLSRDYIQIGLQNSRWIRRSLLRLSEKPLLLTELFLPESPAYKI is encoded by the coding sequence ATGGATGAAACGCTTTTTGCCCCTCGCCCTATAACTTGGTTATCTGAGACTGATGACCTTGTTCCTGATAATATTTTAAGTTGGTTGTATGAGCAGGGGTCAATGACGAAACGCCTAGAGCAGCACTGCCAGCGGGTTACTGTCATACCTTATACACAACGCTACGTAACTTTGGACGCTTTGAGTGAAGAAGAGGCGCTGAGTTTACCTGTCAGTGAATATTATTGGTTACGTGAAGTGATTATGTACGGTGATAATATTCCATGGTTATTGGGAAGGACGCTAATTCCGCAAGAAACACTCACAGGCGAAGACCAACAGCTAGTTGATATCGGCGCGGTACCATTGGGGCGTTATCTGTTCAGTCATGATAATCTGAGCCGTGATTATATCCAGATAGGGTTGCAAAATTCGCGATGGATCCGTCGCTCCCTATTAAGGTTGTCTGAAAAACCATTATTATTAACAGAACTATTTTTACCTGAATCACCTGCTTATAAAATATAG
- a CDS encoding SEL1-like repeat protein, protein MHNAGEWTELMNLRSLMLLLCLGNAAFAQADTTEMLSVKEKQQSPASLTAPQNNLPEEFINRLKEAESGDVDAMLDIGLVYMDGTDYLPVDSTKAFTWFKKASDIGNTDGDYYLGLLAQNQQKYEEAARWYRQGAEQGDAYCQYGLGFLYERGLGVKQDYKQAKAWYSEAAEQGQSYGQFALGMFYHDGLGGDVDYKKAREWYEESAQQGVASAVNNLAVLYENGEGVEQDEERAINLYRQAANMGSATAQNNMGDFYYEGHRLIEKNDYQAIYWYKRAALQGNSDAQFAMGRGYEKGNGIGKDLVSAFDWYRQGADNGSAPAAMKVAEFYEQGLGGVKADHNKAIEWYMSMADDGIPEAQIKLAELYLAGQLSDVDSQKVVSWLLASEKSNVQSKNQLALFYLTGTGVQQNEQKARELLQQSAFKDVSDAQNNLAVMYATGLGGEKNIFRAMMWFERAAKAGNSAAIANLKLLQEHQGVTASMLKYTDNVQKLIKK, encoded by the coding sequence ATGCATAATGCCGGTGAATGGACTGAACTGATGAATTTACGATCTTTAATGCTGTTGCTTTGTTTAGGTAACGCAGCTTTTGCGCAAGCAGACACAACAGAGATGCTCTCTGTAAAAGAAAAGCAACAGTCGCCAGCCTCCCTTACCGCACCGCAAAATAATCTTCCAGAAGAATTCATTAATAGACTAAAAGAAGCTGAATCAGGCGATGTTGATGCTATGCTCGATATCGGGCTAGTGTATATGGATGGTACTGATTATCTTCCTGTAGACTCAACAAAAGCATTTACTTGGTTTAAAAAGGCATCTGATATTGGTAACACCGATGGTGATTACTATTTAGGTCTGTTAGCGCAAAATCAGCAGAAATATGAAGAAGCTGCGCGTTGGTACCGTCAAGGTGCAGAACAAGGCGATGCGTATTGCCAATACGGGTTAGGCTTTTTATACGAGCGCGGCTTAGGTGTTAAGCAAGACTATAAGCAAGCAAAGGCATGGTACTCTGAGGCGGCTGAACAAGGACAATCCTATGGGCAATTTGCATTGGGTATGTTTTACCATGATGGGCTTGGCGGTGATGTCGATTATAAAAAAGCGAGGGAGTGGTATGAAGAAAGTGCCCAACAAGGTGTTGCTTCGGCGGTGAATAATTTAGCGGTATTGTATGAAAATGGTGAAGGTGTAGAACAAGATGAAGAAAGGGCCATTAATCTGTATCGCCAAGCTGCCAATATGGGCTCCGCCACTGCGCAAAATAATATGGGGGACTTTTATTATGAAGGCCACCGTTTAATTGAAAAAAATGACTATCAAGCCATTTATTGGTACAAACGAGCGGCTCTGCAAGGTAATTCAGATGCGCAGTTTGCCATGGGTAGGGGTTATGAAAAAGGGAACGGAATAGGTAAGGATTTGGTCAGCGCTTTTGATTGGTATCGACAAGGCGCTGATAATGGCTCAGCACCTGCCGCCATGAAGGTTGCTGAGTTTTATGAGCAAGGACTCGGTGGCGTTAAAGCCGATCATAATAAAGCCATCGAATGGTATATGAGTATGGCAGACGATGGTATTCCTGAAGCACAAATAAAATTGGCCGAGCTCTATCTTGCAGGCCAATTATCGGATGTTGACAGCCAAAAAGTGGTGAGCTGGTTACTTGCCTCTGAAAAGAGTAATGTGCAATCTAAAAACCAACTGGCTCTGTTTTATTTAACGGGGACTGGAGTGCAACAAAACGAGCAGAAAGCCCGTGAATTGCTACAGCAATCGGCATTTAAAGATGTGAGTGATGCACAAAATAACCTTGCGGTGATGTATGCAACAGGACTTGGCGGTGAGAAAAATATTTTCCGTGCCATGATGTGGTTCGAGCGTGCAGCAAAAGCGGGTAATAGTGCCGCAATCGCCAATTTAAAGTTACTGCAAGAGCATCAAGGTGTGACAGCATCAATGCTGAAATATACCGATAATGTGCAAAAATTAATAAAAAAATAG
- the lysC gene encoding lysine-sensitive aspartokinase 3 has product MNAVASSSENSPFIIAKFGGTSVANFDAMNKSADVVLSNSHVRVVVLSASAGITNLLIELAEGCDTDKRNQLLQKVQDIQYAIIDKLQYADVIREEIDRLLENIAHLADSASLATSDALTDEMVSHGELMSTLLFVEVLRQRGANSQWFDVRKVMKTDGSFGKAEPDLLQLKEAAQLQLLPRLQDSLVITQGFIGQDSKGRTTTLGRGGSDYTAALLAEVLNLSRVDIWTDVPGIYTTDPRVVPAAQRIDEIAFDEAAEMATFGAKILHPATLLPAVRAGIPVFVGSSKDPEAGGTLVCDKTVNAPQFRALALRRKQTLLTLHSLKMLHARGFLAEIFTILLRHNISVDLITTSEVSVALTLDTTGSTGTNGSLLTNSLMTELSALCRVEVEEDLALVAIIGNELSQVNGLGKQIFGALESFNIRMISYGASSHNICLLVPGADAEEIVRTLHSNLFE; this is encoded by the coding sequence ATGAATGCAGTAGCGTCTTCGTCAGAAAATAGTCCATTCATTATCGCTAAATTTGGTGGCACCAGTGTGGCCAATTTTGATGCAATGAATAAAAGCGCTGACGTCGTTTTATCTAACAGCCATGTTCGCGTAGTGGTACTTTCCGCTTCAGCGGGGATCACCAATTTGTTAATTGAACTTGCCGAAGGCTGTGATACAGATAAACGTAATCAACTACTGCAAAAAGTACAAGATATTCAATATGCTATTATTGATAAGTTACAGTATGCCGATGTCATACGCGAAGAAATTGATCGTTTATTAGAAAATATCGCACATTTAGCGGATTCAGCATCACTTGCCACATCTGATGCTCTCACCGATGAAATGGTCAGCCACGGCGAGCTCATGTCAACCTTACTGTTTGTTGAAGTCCTCCGCCAGCGTGGTGCAAACTCACAGTGGTTTGACGTTCGTAAAGTCATGAAAACCGATGGTAGTTTTGGCAAAGCCGAACCTGATTTACTGCAATTGAAGGAAGCGGCACAACTACAATTATTGCCACGTTTGCAAGATAGTTTAGTGATCACTCAAGGCTTTATTGGTCAGGACAGCAAAGGCCGTACCACCACGTTAGGCCGTGGAGGCAGTGACTATACCGCTGCATTACTGGCAGAAGTGCTCAATTTATCTCGTGTTGATATTTGGACCGATGTACCGGGTATCTACACCACCGACCCACGTGTGGTTCCCGCTGCTCAACGTATCGATGAAATTGCTTTTGATGAAGCCGCTGAAATGGCTACATTTGGCGCTAAAATTCTTCACCCAGCGACATTATTACCCGCTGTACGCGCAGGCATCCCTGTATTTGTCGGTTCAAGTAAAGATCCAGAGGCTGGTGGCACACTCGTTTGCGATAAAACAGTCAACGCCCCACAATTTAGAGCACTCGCATTACGTCGTAAACAAACCTTACTGACCTTGCATAGCCTAAAAATGCTCCATGCACGCGGCTTTTTGGCTGAAATATTTACCATATTATTACGCCATAATATTTCTGTTGATCTGATCACCACTTCCGAAGTGAGTGTTGCTCTAACATTGGATACAACGGGCTCTACAGGCACCAATGGTAGCCTATTGACCAATTCACTGATGACGGAACTTTCTGCATTATGTCGTGTGGAAGTCGAAGAAGATCTGGCTCTCGTGGCCATTATTGGTAATGAACTGTCGCAAGTGAATGGCTTAGGAAAACAAATTTTCGGCGCATTGGAATCATTTAATATTCGAATGATCAGCTATGGCGCAAGTAGCCATAATATCTGCTTATTAGTACCCGGTGCCGATGCAGAAGAAATTGTACGCACTCTCCATTCTAATTTATTTGAGTGA